From the Gallaecimonas kandeliae genome, one window contains:
- the tssH gene encoding type VI secretion system ATPase TssH: protein MSIDLKALVGKLNPPCRGAMELAAQRCLQQGHHYIEIEHVLLELLDIDGGDLACLLPRFGLERDQLASEINRAMEPFKRGATRTPAFSAHTLAWLEEALVQSTVVAQEELVRSGTLLLALLEKDELRSLLLNGVSSLLRVPREALRLHLKDWLAASRESPAGPARVNNQQPAAGQPSVLEQYTQDLTAEAQAGRIDPIVGRDPEIRQCVDILLRRRQNNPILVGAPGVGKTAVVEGLALRIAAGEVPPPLQDVCLRVLDLGLLQAGAGVKGEFEQRLKGVIEAVASSAQPVILFIDEAHTLIGAGASEGGSDAANLLKPALARGELRTLAATTWLEYKKYFEKDPALARRFQLVQVEEPDEAQAVAMLRGIAASLEKHHQVQILDVAIQDAVKLSHRYISGRQLPDKAISVLDTACARVALAQHDVPPPLEGLRHRQLAVAEELLRLRREQSAGLDHDQRIAALEGETADNAKAIRELEERWAEERDAVRELLAARQELLALGEGDDQDQDGRRDHLGAELARLEAGLDAIRQDDPLVPEQVDSKTVAAVIAGWTGIPVGKMLADEAHAIRSLGKRLGQRVVGQDQALGTLAQRIQAYRAGLTDPQKPVGVFLLAGPTGVGKTETAYALADALYGGERNLIAINLSEYQEAHTVSQLKGAPPGYVGYGSGGVLTEAVRRRPYSVVLLDEIEKAHPDVLEAFYNVFDKGLMEDGTGLVVDFKNTVILATSNVGAELILDTPPQHLGSDGFQELLRRELLHAFRPAFLARMTVVAYRPLDAQALETIVLAKLEKLRERYKAATGKHFDFDPAIVQAVLARCSAAGARDIEHVLMTQVTGQLAQWAME, encoded by the coding sequence ATGAGCATCGACCTCAAGGCCCTGGTCGGCAAACTCAACCCCCCTTGTCGCGGTGCCATGGAGCTGGCCGCCCAGCGCTGCCTGCAGCAAGGCCACCATTACATCGAGATAGAGCATGTGCTGCTGGAGTTGCTGGACATCGATGGGGGCGATCTGGCCTGCCTGCTGCCCCGCTTCGGCCTGGAAAGGGACCAGCTGGCCAGCGAGATCAACAGGGCCATGGAGCCTTTCAAGCGCGGCGCCACCCGCACCCCGGCCTTCTCTGCCCATACCCTGGCCTGGCTGGAAGAGGCCCTGGTGCAAAGCACAGTGGTGGCCCAGGAGGAGCTGGTCCGCTCCGGCACCTTGCTGCTGGCGCTGCTGGAAAAGGACGAGCTGCGCTCATTGCTGCTGAACGGCGTCTCCTCCTTGCTGCGCGTTCCCCGCGAGGCCCTGCGGCTGCACCTCAAGGACTGGTTGGCGGCCTCCCGTGAGAGCCCGGCCGGCCCGGCCAGGGTCAACAACCAACAGCCGGCCGCCGGCCAGCCCTCGGTGCTGGAGCAGTACACCCAAGATCTGACAGCCGAGGCCCAAGCCGGGCGCATCGACCCCATAGTGGGCCGCGACCCCGAGATCCGCCAATGCGTCGACATACTGCTGCGCCGCCGCCAGAACAATCCCATCCTGGTGGGCGCTCCCGGGGTCGGCAAGACGGCCGTGGTGGAGGGCCTGGCCCTGCGCATCGCCGCCGGTGAAGTGCCGCCGCCTCTGCAGGACGTCTGCCTGAGGGTCCTGGATCTGGGCCTGCTCCAGGCCGGGGCCGGGGTCAAGGGCGAGTTCGAGCAGCGCCTCAAGGGGGTGATAGAGGCCGTGGCCAGCTCCGCTCAGCCGGTGATCCTCTTTATCGACGAGGCCCATACGTTGATCGGCGCCGGCGCTTCCGAGGGCGGCAGCGACGCCGCCAACCTCTTGAAACCGGCCCTGGCCAGGGGCGAGCTGCGCACCCTGGCCGCCACCACCTGGCTCGAATACAAGAAGTACTTCGAGAAGGATCCGGCCCTGGCCAGGCGCTTCCAACTGGTGCAGGTAGAGGAACCGGACGAGGCCCAGGCCGTGGCCATGCTGCGCGGCATCGCCGCCAGCCTGGAAAAACACCACCAGGTGCAGATCCTGGACGTGGCCATCCAGGACGCCGTCAAGCTCTCTCACCGCTACATCTCGGGCCGGCAGTTGCCGGACAAGGCCATCAGCGTGCTGGACACCGCCTGCGCCCGGGTGGCCCTGGCCCAGCACGACGTGCCGCCGCCCCTGGAAGGCCTGCGCCACCGCCAGCTGGCCGTCGCAGAAGAGCTGCTGCGGCTGCGCCGGGAGCAGAGCGCAGGCCTGGATCACGACCAGCGCATCGCCGCCCTGGAAGGGGAAACGGCGGACAACGCCAAGGCCATCCGCGAGCTGGAAGAACGCTGGGCCGAGGAGCGGGACGCGGTCAGGGAACTGCTGGCCGCCCGCCAGGAGCTGCTGGCCCTGGGCGAAGGCGACGACCAGGACCAGGACGGCCGCCGGGATCACCTGGGAGCCGAACTGGCCCGGTTGGAGGCGGGGCTGGACGCCATCCGTCAGGACGACCCCCTGGTGCCGGAGCAGGTGGACTCCAAGACGGTAGCGGCCGTGATCGCCGGTTGGACCGGCATCCCGGTCGGCAAGATGCTGGCCGACGAGGCCCACGCCATCCGCAGCCTCGGCAAGCGCCTCGGCCAGCGGGTGGTGGGCCAGGACCAGGCCCTCGGCACCCTGGCCCAGCGCATCCAGGCCTACAGGGCCGGCCTCACCGATCCCCAGAAACCCGTGGGTGTCTTCCTGCTGGCCGGCCCCACCGGGGTCGGCAAGACAGAGACGGCCTATGCCCTGGCCGACGCCCTCTACGGCGGCGAGCGCAACCTCATCGCCATCAACCTCTCCGAATACCAGGAGGCCCACACCGTCAGCCAGTTAAAGGGGGCCCCCCCCGGCTACGTAGGCTACGGCAGCGGCGGCGTCCTCACCGAGGCGGTGCGCCGCCGCCCCTATTCGGTGGTGCTGCTGGACGAGATAGAGAAGGCCCACCCCGACGTGCTGGAGGCCTTCTACAACGTCTTCGACAAGGGCCTGATGGAGGACGGCACCGGCCTGGTGGTGGACTTCAAGAACACGGTGATCCTCGCCACCAGCAACGTCGGCGCCGAACTCATCCTCGACACCCCGCCCCAACACCTGGGCAGCGACGGCTTCCAGGAACTGCTGCGCCGCGAGCTGCTGCACGCCTTCAGGCCCGCCTTCCTGGCGCGGATGACGGTGGTGGCCTACAGGCCGCTGGACGCCCAGGCCCTGGAAACCATAGTGCTGGCCAAGCTGGAGAAGCTGCGCGAGCGCTACAAGGCCGCCACCGGCAAGCACTTCGACTTCGACCCGGCCATAGTCCAGGCCGTGCTGGCCAGATGCAGCGCCGCCGGCGCCCGGGATATCGAGCATGTACTGATGACCCAGGTCACAGGGCAACTGGCCCAGTGGGCGATGGAATAG
- a CDS encoding toxin-antitoxin system YwqK family antitoxin, translating to MAQQDVKLVQGLTRFEASLEGGALEGRARIFRDGAPYAQMQFAKGQLNGPTTLLHSPGRPSAQLHYQDGQLHGPCRFLAPDGTLQRQAGYHKGQLHGELKNYHPDGGLAEQASYRQGRLHGLHQRFHPNGKLAQRQHYQHGLPVGEPERFDEKGQPLGPDGKPQGRWRRWWQKLLGVPAE from the coding sequence ATGGCGCAGCAGGACGTGAAGCTGGTGCAGGGGCTGACCCGTTTCGAGGCCAGCCTCGAGGGCGGCGCCCTCGAAGGCAGGGCCAGGATCTTCCGGGACGGGGCCCCCTATGCCCAGATGCAGTTCGCCAAGGGCCAACTGAACGGCCCCACCACCCTGCTCCACAGCCCCGGCCGGCCCTCGGCGCAGCTCCATTACCAGGACGGCCAGCTGCACGGCCCCTGCCGTTTCCTGGCGCCGGACGGCACCTTGCAGCGCCAGGCCGGTTACCACAAGGGGCAGCTGCACGGCGAGCTCAAGAATTACCACCCGGACGGCGGCCTGGCGGAGCAGGCCAGTTACCGCCAGGGTCGGCTGCACGGCCTCCACCAGCGTTTCCACCCGAACGGCAAGCTGGCCCAGCGCCAGCACTACCAGCATGGGTTGCCGGTGGGGGAGCCGGAGCGTTTCGACGAGAAAGGCCAGCCCCTGGGGCCGGACGGCAAGCCCCAGGGCCGCTGGCGGCGCTGGTGGCAAAAGCTGCTGGGGGTACCGGCCGAATAA
- the tssI gene encoding type VI secretion system tip protein TssI/VgrG, translating to MARSTDSNTSFSINASALADLYPDSLSGTERLNDLGELVLGGHSLTSLSLDAALASHLTATLHHDDASRPLDALLAEVRQLPADATADHYQVVLRPWLWWLNLASNNRIFQNQSTADIVTGIFKDHGFEDIQLQLSGSYDPREYCVQYGETDLAFVSRLLEEEGIFWFFTHEDGKHSLVLADSNDACPAIPNGPALSYLGQDLGKRELHGIRSAQLCLQVVAGSYSAADYEFTAPSTSLYAQAQADSSALSFYEHPGGYNTKDKGDSLAKQRIDGLRSQQQRLVGESDCRWLVPGHYFSLTGHDDDSLNIDWLVTSVSHDLSHNHYRNSFEAIPRATSYRPPRLTPKPRIHTQTALVVGKSGEEIWTDEYGRIKVQFPWDREGQNDESSSCWVRVALPWTGKGFGMQFVPRIGQEVVVTFIDGDPDRPLVTGCVYNGDNALPYSLPGNQTQSGIKTQSSKGGGGFNELRFEDKKDSEEVFLQAQKDLNVNVLNDATATIGHDQTETVQNARTRTVKEGDETVTLEKGNRSVAIQTGSDSLDVKDKRTLSVGGDQSQSTGGNYSHTVSGNFDLTVDGNLTIKVSGTLALESSGSFSIKSGADLAVKASTSLSQEAGTSLSNQAGTELSNKAGTNLTNEASVSLVNKGSADQTVEGSGMLTLKGGLVQIN from the coding sequence ATGGCCCGTTCCACCGACAGCAACACCAGTTTTTCCATCAACGCATCGGCCTTGGCCGACCTCTACCCCGACAGCCTGAGCGGCACTGAAAGGCTCAACGACCTGGGGGAGCTGGTGCTGGGCGGCCATAGCCTGACCAGCCTCAGCCTGGACGCAGCCCTGGCCAGCCACCTCACCGCCACCTTGCACCATGACGATGCCTCCCGGCCACTGGACGCCCTGCTGGCCGAAGTCCGCCAACTGCCCGCCGACGCCACGGCCGACCATTACCAAGTGGTGCTGCGGCCCTGGCTCTGGTGGCTGAACCTCGCCAGCAACAACCGCATCTTCCAGAACCAGAGCACCGCCGACATCGTCACCGGCATCTTCAAAGACCACGGTTTCGAGGACATCCAGCTCCAGCTCAGCGGCAGCTATGACCCGCGCGAATACTGCGTCCAGTACGGGGAAACGGATCTCGCCTTCGTCTCGCGGCTGCTGGAGGAGGAAGGGATCTTCTGGTTCTTCACTCATGAGGACGGCAAGCACAGTTTGGTGCTGGCCGACAGCAACGACGCCTGCCCGGCCATCCCCAACGGCCCAGCGCTGTCCTACCTCGGCCAGGATCTCGGCAAGCGGGAGCTGCACGGCATCCGCAGCGCCCAGCTCTGCCTGCAGGTGGTGGCCGGCAGCTACAGCGCCGCCGACTACGAGTTCACGGCCCCCAGCACTTCCCTCTACGCCCAGGCCCAGGCCGACTCCAGTGCCTTGTCATTCTACGAACACCCGGGCGGCTACAACACCAAGGACAAAGGCGACAGCCTGGCCAAGCAGCGCATCGACGGCCTGCGCAGCCAGCAGCAGCGGCTGGTGGGGGAAAGCGACTGCCGCTGGCTGGTGCCGGGCCATTATTTCAGCCTTACGGGCCATGACGACGACAGCCTCAACATCGACTGGCTGGTGACCAGCGTCAGCCACGATCTCAGCCACAACCACTACCGCAACAGCTTCGAGGCCATCCCCCGCGCCACCAGCTACCGGCCGCCCCGCCTCACCCCCAAGCCGCGCATCCACACCCAGACGGCCCTGGTGGTGGGCAAATCCGGCGAGGAGATCTGGACGGACGAATACGGCCGCATCAAGGTGCAGTTCCCCTGGGACAGGGAGGGCCAGAATGACGAGAGCAGCTCCTGCTGGGTGCGGGTGGCCCTGCCCTGGACCGGCAAGGGTTTCGGCATGCAGTTTGTGCCGCGCATCGGCCAGGAGGTGGTGGTCACCTTCATCGACGGCGACCCCGACAGGCCCCTGGTGACGGGCTGCGTCTACAACGGCGACAACGCCCTGCCCTATTCCCTGCCGGGCAACCAGACCCAGAGCGGCATCAAGACCCAATCAAGCAAAGGCGGCGGTGGCTTCAACGAGCTGCGCTTCGAGGACAAGAAGGACAGCGAGGAGGTCTTCCTCCAGGCCCAGAAGGACCTCAACGTCAATGTGCTCAACGACGCCACCGCCACCATAGGCCACGACCAGACCGAGACGGTACAGAACGCCCGCACCCGCACCGTCAAGGAAGGGGACGAGACAGTCACCCTGGAGAAGGGCAACCGCAGCGTCGCCATCCAGACCGGCAGCGACAGCCTGGACGTCAAGGACAAACGCACCCTCAGCGTCGGCGGCGACCAGAGCCAGAGCACCGGCGGCAACTACAGCCATACGGTGAGCGGCAATTTTGATCTGACAGTGGATGGCAACCTCACCATCAAGGTCTCAGGCACCCTGGCCCTGGAGAGCAGCGGCAGTTTCAGCATCAAGAGCGGCGCCGATCTGGCCGTCAAGGCCAGCACCTCCCTCTCCCAGGAGGCCGGCACATCCTTGAGCAACCAGGCCGGCACCGAGCTCAGCAACAAGGCCGGCACCAACCTCACCAACGAGGCCAGCGTCAGCCTGGTCAACAAGGGCAGCGCCGACCAGACGGTGGAAGGCAGCGGCATGCTGACCCTCAAGGGCGGCCTGGTGCAGATCAACTGA
- a CDS encoding DUF4280 domain-containing protein — MGCQQVCSGATLQCSFGVSPSTLTVLPTNLVNTSSMPAANIMDYVPMVNVLSFGMCQSPSNPTVAAATAAALGVLTPMPCIPVTAAPWTPGAATVLLGGMPALDATSTLMCSWGGVISITMAGQFTTMVP; from the coding sequence ATGGGATGCCAGCAGGTCTGCAGCGGCGCCACCTTGCAATGCAGTTTCGGGGTGTCGCCGAGCACCTTGACGGTGCTGCCCACCAACCTGGTCAACACCAGCTCCATGCCGGCCGCCAACATCATGGACTATGTGCCCATGGTCAACGTGCTCTCCTTCGGCATGTGCCAGAGCCCTTCCAACCCGACAGTGGCCGCCGCCACGGCCGCGGCCCTCGGGGTCTTGACCCCCATGCCCTGCATTCCCGTCACCGCCGCTCCCTGGACGCCGGGCGCCGCCACTGTGCTGTTGGGGGGCATGCCGGCCCTGGATGCCACTTCCACCCTGATGTGCAGCTGGGGCGGGGTGATCAGCATCACCATGGCCGGCCAGTTCACCACCATGGTGCCCTGA
- the tssF gene encoding type VI secretion system baseplate subunit TssF: MSDSIDELLLDYYQQELSFLRLAGSRFAENYPKVARRLALSQDECPDPHVERLLEGFALLSARLHRSLDDEYSQLTDALLEQLYPYALRPVPSTAILRFDPDPTKGNIAAGYPIPRGTALHVTTQAGDSIHFRTAAEATLWPVQVEAAMLVLAEEAQAVSHNPQARAALKLSLSCLAPHRFEDLPLETLRIHLAGSPVTSAALYDLLCANAIGVSVARPGEAPSPVRGLPRPLGFEAEEALLPAEDGLHPAYRLLVEYFACPEKFAFFDLPIRMPLDAGEALELVIAFDKAPASRLTVRQEDFALGCTPAVNLFPRTSEPLRPDGTQREYRLVADAHREASMEIYAIRSLRASKNLKASPVQPYFAFGHTQDGPYWHARRVTGLHPDRLGSDMLLTFVDPHFQPAAVTDSTLTAELLCTNRYLAQTLPAGTKLSFERPGPVANVSLLRQPSPQTLPALGGASRWRLVSQLSLNHLSLVEDEKSVVALQEMLALHNLSDSQVARRQIEGLSRVRSDRVVAQVGEDAWRGWRNGLEVRLAVDPERFVGASPVLFSGVLAHFFSLYANANRFVRTVLEDPATGMEIKSWQTMTGEPLTL, translated from the coding sequence ATGAGCGACTCGATTGACGAGCTGCTGCTGGACTATTACCAGCAGGAACTGAGTTTCCTGCGCCTGGCCGGCAGCCGCTTTGCCGAAAACTACCCCAAGGTGGCCAGGCGCCTGGCCCTGTCCCAGGACGAATGCCCGGACCCCCACGTGGAACGGCTGCTGGAAGGTTTTGCCCTGCTGAGCGCCCGCCTGCACCGGAGCCTCGACGACGAATATTCGCAGCTGACCGACGCCCTCCTCGAACAGCTCTACCCCTATGCCCTGCGCCCCGTGCCCTCGACGGCGATACTGCGTTTCGACCCCGATCCCACCAAGGGCAATATCGCCGCTGGCTATCCCATTCCCCGCGGCACGGCGCTCCATGTCACCACCCAGGCCGGCGACAGCATCCATTTCCGCACTGCCGCAGAGGCGACTCTCTGGCCGGTGCAGGTGGAGGCCGCCATGCTGGTGCTGGCCGAGGAGGCCCAGGCCGTCAGCCACAATCCGCAAGCCCGCGCCGCCCTCAAGCTGAGCCTGTCCTGCCTGGCGCCGCACCGCTTCGAAGACTTGCCTCTCGAGACGCTGCGCATCCACCTGGCCGGCTCCCCCGTGACCTCGGCCGCCCTCTACGACTTGCTCTGCGCCAACGCCATCGGCGTCTCCGTGGCAAGACCTGGCGAGGCGCCGAGCCCTGTGCGGGGCCTGCCAAGGCCCCTGGGCTTCGAGGCAGAAGAAGCGCTGCTGCCGGCCGAGGACGGCCTGCACCCGGCCTACCGGCTGCTGGTGGAATACTTCGCCTGCCCCGAGAAATTCGCCTTCTTCGACCTGCCCATCAGGATGCCTTTGGACGCAGGGGAGGCACTGGAGCTGGTGATCGCCTTCGACAAGGCCCCGGCCAGCCGGCTGACGGTGCGCCAGGAAGATTTCGCCCTGGGCTGCACCCCGGCCGTCAACCTCTTCCCCCGCACCTCTGAGCCCTTGCGCCCCGACGGCACCCAGCGCGAGTACCGCCTGGTGGCCGACGCCCACCGCGAAGCCAGCATGGAGATCTACGCCATCCGCAGCCTGAGGGCCAGCAAGAACCTCAAGGCCAGCCCGGTGCAGCCCTATTTCGCCTTCGGCCACACCCAGGACGGCCCCTACTGGCATGCCCGCCGCGTCACAGGCCTGCACCCCGACCGCCTCGGCAGCGACATGCTGCTGACCTTCGTCGATCCGCATTTCCAACCGGCCGCCGTAACCGACAGCACCCTCACCGCCGAGCTGCTCTGCACCAACAGGTACCTGGCCCAGACATTGCCGGCCGGCACCAAGCTGTCCTTCGAGCGCCCCGGCCCCGTGGCCAACGTCAGCCTGCTGCGCCAGCCCAGCCCCCAGACGCTGCCGGCCCTCGGCGGGGCCTCGCGCTGGCGGCTGGTGTCCCAGCTGTCCCTCAACCACCTCTCCCTGGTGGAGGACGAAAAATCGGTGGTGGCCCTCCAGGAAATGCTGGCCCTGCACAACCTCAGCGACAGCCAGGTGGCGCGCCGCCAGATAGAAGGCCTGAGCCGGGTGCGCAGCGACAGGGTGGTGGCCCAGGTGGGCGAGGATGCCTGGCGCGGCTGGCGCAACGGCCTGGAGGTGCGCCTCGCGGTGGACCCCGAACGCTTCGTCGGCGCCAGCCCAGTGCTTTTCTCCGGTGTCCTGGCCCACTTCTTTTCCCTCTACGCCAACGCCAACCGCTTCGTGCGGACGGTGCTGGAAGACCCCGCCACCGGCATGGAGATCAAGTCATGGCAGACCATGACCGGCGAGCCCCTGACACTGTAG
- the tssG gene encoding type VI secretion system baseplate subunit TssG — MADHDRRAPDTVAARLYREPHAFEFAQAVMLLERMRPDAIPLGRGMDPRAEAVRLRGPLAPLFAPSALTRLEQPEQEPLPVLTAELFGLGGPDGPLPYAYQEWLAQRRRSKDQGPGEFLDLFQHRLLSLLYRAQTKYRLAPSFAPAEQSPARPLLRALLGLLPVPLQERQGVPDAALLARTALFANQRRSVAGFQALLHHHLGVQAKVSPFEGAWRLIPTASLTKIGPLGRNSSLGQGAVVGNRVWDEHAGIRVTLGPLSFGLYLQYLPGGEQHRTLMALAGFYFGPDLDCTLVLLLAEGEAPPAELADQAPPQLGRTSWLGRPGTTLSRTQKEKGR, encoded by the coding sequence ATGGCAGACCATGACCGGCGAGCCCCTGACACTGTAGCGGCCAGGCTCTACCGCGAGCCCCACGCCTTCGAATTCGCCCAGGCGGTGATGCTGCTGGAGCGGATGCGCCCGGACGCCATTCCCCTCGGCCGGGGCATGGACCCCAGGGCGGAAGCGGTGCGCCTGCGTGGCCCCCTGGCGCCGCTCTTCGCTCCCAGCGCCCTGACCAGGCTCGAACAACCCGAGCAGGAGCCGCTGCCGGTGCTGACGGCCGAGCTCTTCGGCCTGGGCGGCCCCGACGGCCCCCTGCCCTACGCCTACCAGGAATGGCTGGCGCAGCGCCGCCGCAGCAAGGACCAGGGCCCGGGGGAGTTCTTGGATCTCTTCCAGCACCGGCTGCTGTCCCTCTTGTACCGGGCCCAGACCAAATACCGGTTGGCCCCCTCTTTCGCCCCGGCCGAGCAGAGCCCGGCACGCCCCCTGCTGCGCGCCCTGCTCGGCCTGCTGCCGGTCCCCTTGCAGGAGCGCCAGGGAGTGCCGGACGCGGCCCTGCTGGCGAGGACGGCGCTTTTTGCCAACCAGCGCCGCTCCGTGGCCGGCTTCCAGGCCTTGCTGCACCATCACCTCGGCGTGCAGGCCAAGGTCAGCCCCTTCGAAGGGGCCTGGCGGCTGATCCCAACCGCCAGCCTCACCAAGATCGGCCCCCTGGGCCGCAACAGCAGCCTGGGCCAGGGGGCCGTGGTGGGCAACCGGGTCTGGGACGAGCACGCCGGCATCCGCGTCACCCTGGGCCCCCTGAGTTTTGGGCTCTACCTCCAGTACCTGCCGGGCGGTGAACAGCACCGCACCCTGATGGCCCTGGCCGGCTTCTATTTCGGCCCCGATCTCGACTGCACCCTGGTCCTGCTGCTGGCCGAAGGCGAGGCGCCACCGGCCGAACTGGCGGATCAGGCCCCGCCCCAGCTGGGACGCACCAGTTGGCTGGGCAGGCCCGGCACCACCCTTAGCCGCACCCAGAAGGAGAAAGGCAGATGA